Proteins found in one Acipenser ruthenus chromosome 18, fAciRut3.2 maternal haplotype, whole genome shotgun sequence genomic segment:
- the LOC117968454 gene encoding zona pellucida sperm-binding protein 3-like, producing the protein MIYMTCTLRAVNADKPADASNKACSYRKQTYRWVSEDSSSAMCGCCDAGSFSGTPWFLTGPLPPRQSKSYRIPAEINQPNWSGKWLQKRAAPLDPAGQDPRVHVKEITIGPLTVVHVVRDHAVLLIKESLYHPLQLVEEMQEIGLLPVAVTVLGQFLLWCGLQSLKA; encoded by the exons ATG ATCTACATGACTTGCACACTGAGGGCAGTCAATGCTGACAAACCAGCTGATGCCTCCAACAAGGCCTGCTCCTATCGGAAGCAAACCTACAG GTGGGTCTCTGAGGACAGCTCCTCTGCAATGTGTGGGTGCTGTGACGCTGGCTCCTTCTCTGGGACACCCTGGTTCCTCACAGGCCCTCTTCCTCCCCGGCAAAGTAAGAGCTACAGGATTCCTGCCGAGATCAACCAGCCCAACTGGAGCGGAAAATGGCTTCAGAAGAGAGCGGCTCCTCTTGATCCAG CTGGCCAGGACCCTCGAGTGCATGTAAAGGAGATCACCATCGGCCCCCTGACCGTGGTTCATGTGGTCCGAGATCATGCTGTCCTGCTCATTAAGGAGTCCCTGTACCACCCCCTGCAGCTTGTGGAAGAAATGCAGG AGAtcggcctgcttccagtagctgtgacagtcttgggtcagtttctgctgtGGTGTGGGttacagtctttaaaagcctga